The following proteins are encoded in a genomic region of Pseudomonas saponiphila:
- a CDS encoding Lrp/AsnC family transcriptional regulator produces the protein MLDAIDQALISALMQDSRRSLKALAQISGLSAPSVAERLKKLEERGVITAYTLEIDPKSLGYQLQAIVRIRPLPGRLQEVERQILAIAEFTECDKVTGDDCFIARLQVRSMEQLDRLLDRLNHDAETNTAIIKKSPIKRRLPPMN, from the coding sequence ATGCTCGACGCCATTGACCAGGCCCTGATCAGTGCCCTGATGCAGGACTCCCGCCGCTCCCTCAAGGCCCTGGCGCAGATCAGCGGGCTGTCCGCCCCCAGCGTGGCCGAACGCTTGAAAAAGCTCGAAGAACGCGGCGTGATCACCGCCTATACCCTGGAAATCGACCCCAAGTCCCTGGGCTATCAATTGCAGGCGATTGTCCGGATTCGTCCGCTGCCGGGCCGCCTGCAGGAGGTGGAGCGGCAGATCCTGGCGATTGCCGAGTTCACCGAATGCGACAAGGTCACCGGTGACGACTGCTTTATCGCTCGCTTGCAGGTGCGCTCCATGGAACAGCTGGACCGCTTGCTCGACCGCCTCAACCATGACGCCGAAACCAACACCGCGATCATCAAGAAATCGCCGATCAAGCGGCGTTTGCCGCCCATGAATTAA
- a CDS encoding DMT family transporter — translation MDALTRRGSLEMTAAMLISGTIGWFVLVSGQPVLDVVFWRCLFGAGALLLICGAFGFFRRNILTRRSLFLAVLSGVAIVGNWVLLFGSYSRASIAIGTAVYNVQPFILVALGALFLGEKITPQKLVWLSLSFAGMLAIVSAHGSAGEAGSDYLLGIALALGAALLYAFAALLIKRLSGTPPHLIALIQVCTGVLLLAPWANLAEPPQQATAWASLLTLGIVHTGVMYVLLYGAIQKLPTALTGALSFIYPIAAIFVDWLAFGHRLGLLQWLGVAAILLAAAGMQQGWTLKRRRRVLQ, via the coding sequence ATGGATGCACTGACCCGTCGCGGATCACTGGAAATGACCGCCGCGATGCTGATTTCCGGAACCATTGGCTGGTTCGTCCTGGTGTCCGGACAACCGGTGCTGGACGTGGTGTTCTGGCGTTGCCTGTTCGGTGCCGGTGCGTTGCTGCTGATTTGCGGCGCTTTCGGTTTTTTTCGAAGGAATATTCTGACTCGACGCAGCCTGTTTCTGGCGGTGCTCAGCGGCGTGGCGATTGTCGGCAACTGGGTGCTGCTGTTCGGCTCCTACTCCCGGGCTTCGATCGCCATCGGCACCGCGGTGTACAACGTCCAGCCGTTCATTCTGGTGGCCCTGGGCGCGTTGTTTCTGGGAGAGAAGATCACCCCGCAGAAACTGGTCTGGCTGAGCCTGTCCTTTGCCGGGATGCTGGCCATCGTCAGCGCCCATGGCAGCGCGGGCGAAGCCGGCAGCGACTACCTGCTGGGCATCGCCCTGGCCCTGGGCGCGGCGTTGCTCTATGCCTTCGCCGCGCTGCTGATCAAGCGCCTGAGCGGTACGCCGCCACACCTGATCGCGCTGATCCAGGTCTGTACCGGAGTCTTGCTGCTGGCGCCTTGGGCCAACCTGGCCGAGCCACCCCAGCAGGCCACGGCCTGGGCCAGCCTGCTGACCCTGGGCATCGTGCATACCGGGGTGATGTATGTGCTGTTGTATGGGGCGATCCAGAAACTGCCGACCGCGTTGACCGGCGCCTTGTCCTTCATCTATCCGATCGCGGCGATCTTCGTCGACTGGCTGGCCTTCGGGCATCGCCTGGGGTTGTTGCAGTGGCTGGGCGTCGCCGCGATTCTGCTGGCCGCCGCCGGCATGCAGCAGGGCTGGACCCTCAAGCGCCGGCGCAGGGTTTTGCAATGA
- a CDS encoding FdhF/YdeP family oxidoreductase: MSTRRKVPGIRNYDGPAGGWGALKATATAVREQMDALKAPLTLMRTNQPDGFDCPGCAWPDKEHKSTFQFCENGAKAVTWEATNKRVTPAFFAEHPLTSLLQRSDYQLEDLGRLTEPLVYDRASDTFKPVAWQAAFDRIGQILRGLQPEQVEFYTSGRASNEAAYLYQLFAREYGSNNFPDCSNMCHEPTSVGLPRSIGIGKGTVSLEDFDLCELIISIGHNPGTNHPRMMGTLHEASRRKVPIMVFNPLRERALERFADPQNMVEMATYGSTRIASSYFQVKAGGDAAAIKGIMKALLALEDSLGQVLDKAFIAEHTQGFEALAADLHATAWADIEQASGLHQADLEMVAAAYAKSNATIVTYGMGITQHNEGTANVRLICDLLMLRGNLGKPGAGICPLRGHSNVQGNRTVGITEKPTQAFLDKLQQTFGFTPPSAHGHDAVQAMQAMIDGRAKALLCLGGNFAVALPDPGQCFPAMARLDLSVHVATKLNRSHLLVARETFILPCLGRTELDLQDGLRQAITVEDSMSMVHASAGKLTPASPSLLSEPAIVAGMAKATLPGSRVPWLELVADYDKIRDLIEQTVPGFDDYNARIRVPGGFRMPLAAAERQWLTPSGKAEFFVFPGLHEDKEVDGADVLRLITLRSHDQYNTTIYALDDRYRGVFGRRDVLFISPGDLAARGLAHGDLVDIETVIGGRRLRYENITAIEYKIAPGTVGAYYPEANRLVPLDYLDVDSGTPSYKSVPVRVMRSTLA; the protein is encoded by the coding sequence ATGAGCACTCGACGCAAGGTTCCCGGAATCCGCAACTACGATGGTCCCGCCGGTGGCTGGGGCGCGCTCAAGGCCACCGCCACGGCGGTGCGCGAACAGATGGATGCGCTCAAGGCGCCCCTGACCCTGATGCGCACCAACCAGCCTGATGGCTTTGACTGCCCGGGCTGCGCCTGGCCGGATAAGGAGCACAAGTCGACCTTCCAGTTCTGTGAAAACGGCGCCAAGGCGGTGACCTGGGAAGCCACCAACAAACGGGTGACCCCGGCCTTCTTCGCCGAGCATCCGCTGACCTCGCTGCTGCAGCGTTCCGACTATCAGCTCGAAGACCTGGGCCGCCTCACCGAGCCCCTGGTCTATGACCGCGCCAGCGATACCTTCAAGCCGGTGGCGTGGCAGGCGGCGTTCGACCGTATTGGCCAGATCCTGCGGGGCCTGCAGCCCGAGCAGGTGGAGTTCTACACCTCCGGCCGCGCCTCCAACGAAGCGGCCTACCTGTACCAGCTGTTCGCTCGGGAATACGGCAGCAACAACTTCCCCGACTGCTCGAACATGTGCCACGAACCCACCAGCGTCGGTTTGCCCCGCTCCATCGGCATCGGTAAGGGCACGGTGTCCCTGGAGGATTTCGACCTCTGCGAGCTGATCATCTCCATCGGCCACAACCCGGGCACCAACCACCCGCGGATGATGGGCACCCTGCATGAAGCCTCGCGGCGCAAGGTGCCGATCATGGTCTTCAACCCGCTGCGCGAGCGCGCCCTGGAGCGCTTCGCCGACCCGCAGAACATGGTGGAGATGGCCACCTACGGCTCGACCCGCATCGCTTCGTCCTACTTCCAGGTCAAGGCCGGCGGCGATGCGGCGGCAATCAAGGGCATCATGAAGGCCCTGCTGGCCCTGGAGGACAGCCTCGGGCAAGTCCTCGACAAGGCGTTCATCGCCGAGCACACCCAGGGTTTCGAGGCCCTGGCGGCGGACCTGCACGCCACCGCCTGGGCGGACATCGAGCAGGCCAGCGGCCTGCACCAGGCGGACCTGGAAATGGTCGCCGCGGCCTACGCCAAGTCCAATGCCACCATCGTCACCTACGGCATGGGCATCACCCAGCACAACGAAGGCACGGCCAATGTGCGGCTGATCTGCGACCTGCTGATGCTGCGCGGCAACCTGGGCAAGCCGGGGGCCGGCATCTGTCCGTTGCGCGGCCACTCCAACGTGCAGGGCAACCGCACCGTGGGCATCACCGAGAAGCCGACGCAGGCCTTTCTCGACAAGCTCCAGCAGACCTTCGGCTTCACGCCGCCTTCGGCCCATGGCCACGATGCGGTGCAGGCCATGCAGGCGATGATCGACGGCAGGGCCAAGGCGCTGCTGTGCCTGGGGGGCAACTTCGCCGTGGCCCTGCCGGACCCGGGCCAGTGTTTCCCGGCCATGGCCAGGCTCGACCTGAGCGTGCACGTGGCCACCAAGCTCAACCGCAGCCATTTGCTGGTGGCCAGGGAGACCTTCATCCTGCCCTGCCTGGGCCGCACCGAGCTGGACCTGCAGGACGGCCTGCGCCAGGCCATCACCGTGGAGGACTCGATGTCCATGGTCCACGCCTCGGCGGGCAAGCTGACCCCGGCGTCGCCGTCGCTGCTCTCGGAACCGGCGATTGTCGCCGGCATGGCCAAGGCCACGCTGCCCGGCAGCCGCGTGCCCTGGCTGGAACTGGTGGCCGACTACGACAAGATCCGCGACCTGATCGAACAGACGGTGCCCGGCTTCGACGACTACAACGCCCGCATTCGCGTACCGGGCGGCTTCCGCATGCCCTTGGCGGCGGCCGAACGGCAGTGGCTGACACCCTCGGGCAAGGCCGAGTTCTTCGTCTTCCCCGGGCTGCACGAGGACAAGGAAGTGGACGGCGCCGATGTGCTGCGGCTGATCACCCTGCGCAGCCATGACCAGTACAACACCACCATCTACGCTCTGGACGATCGCTATCGCGGGGTGTTCGGCCGTCGCGACGTGCTGTTTATCAGCCCCGGGGATCTGGCCGCCCGTGGCCTGGCCCACGGTGACCTGGTGGACATCGAGACGGTCATCGGCGGGCGTCGGCTGCGCTACGAAAACATCACCGCCATCGAGTACAAGATCGCCCCGGGCACCGTGGGCGCCTATTACCCCGAGGCCAACCGCCTGGTGCCCCTGGACTACCTGGATGTGGACAGCGGCACGCCGTCCTACAAATCGGTGCCGGTGCGGGTGATGCGCTCGACCCTAGCCTGA